DNA from Streptomyces sp. NBC_01476:
GGCGCTCAAGACCACCGCCCCGCACCTGCGGCACCGGGCCGATCTCGGCGGCGTCCGGCTCGACCTCGCCGACGAGGGCGACCTGCGGCGGGCGTACGAGGAGCTGACCGCGCGGCTCGGCGAGCCCGCCGAGCTGCTGCCGGTCGTGCAGCCGATGGCGCCGCGGGGCGTGGACACGGTGGTACGGGCCGGGGTGGACCCCGCGGCCGGGGCGCTGCTCTCCTTCGGACTCGCCGGGGCACCCTCCGAACTGCTGGGCGACGTGGCGCACCGGCTGGTTCCGGCCACCGACCGGGACGCAGCGGAACTGGTGCGGTCCATCAAGGCGGCACCGCTGCTCTTCGGCTGGCGGGGCGCGGAACCCGTGGACACCGCGGCGCTGGAGGAACTCCTGCTGCGGGTGTCGATGCTCGCCGACGACCTGCCGGAGGTGGTCGCGGTGGACCTGGAGCCGGTGGTGGTCGCGGCGCACGGCCTCACCGTGCTCGGTGCCTGGGTACGGCTGGCGAAACCGCCCGCCCGCACCGACCTCGGGCCGCGTGCGCTGTCCTCTTTCTGACCGTGGCCGACGCCGTCGCCGCCCGGCCGGCCCCACGCGGCGCCCGCCTCCCAAGGAGCCGCCGGCGCACCCCGCGCCCTTAGGATGGTCGGCATGGCGAAGACCGGTACCACGACACAGGGCCTGCGCACGGCGATCGAGCGCAGCGGCTACTACCCGGCCCTGGTGGCCGAGGCCGTCGAGGCGGCGGTCGGCCGCGAGCCGGTCTCCTCGTACCTGGTCCACCAGGAGACCACCTTCGACGCCAACGAGGTCCGCCGGCACGTCACCGTCCTGGTGCTCACCGCCAGCCGCTTCCTGGTCAGCCACACCGATGAGCAGGCCGCCGACGACACCTCGCCGAGCCCGTACGCCACCACGTCCACCGAATCGGTGAAGATCGGCCGGATCGCGTCCGTCGTGGTCAGCCGGGTCGTCGCCAATCCGGAGTCCTACACCCCCGGCACACTGCCCCGCGAGGTGGTGCTCACCATCGGCTGGGGCGCCGTCTCCCGGCTCGACCTGGAGCCCGCAGCCTGCGGCGACCCCAACTGCGAGGCCGACCACGGCTACACCGGCTCGTCCACCGCCGACGACCTCTCGCTGCGGGTCAGCGAGGCGGGCGACGGCCCGGACGCGGTCCGCCAGACGCTGGCGTTCGCCCAGGCGCTCTCCGAGGCGACCGCGGCCACGGACTGATGGTCCCCCTGCTCCCTGACGCGTACGGCTTCGAGCCGCTCGACCCGCGCACCGCCCCCGCCCCGGAGTACGGCACGGGGGCGCTGTGTGACGTCATCCCGGCCGCCGTCGCCGGGTTCGCCGTCCCCGGCATGCCCCTCACCGGCATGCGTCTCGAACCCGCCGACCGGGTCTGCCTCTTCCTGGTGGACGGCCTGGGCTGGGAGCTGATCCTGCGGCACCCGGACGAGGCGCCCTATCTCACCTCGCTGCTGGACACCTCGCGCGGCGGCACCGGCCGCCCGATCACCGCGGGCTTCCCGGCCACTACGGCCACCTCGCTGGCGTCGGTCGGCACCGGTCTGACGCCGGGCGGGCACGGCCTGGCCGGTTACACCACGCTCAACCCGGACACCGGTCAGCTGATGAACCAGCTGCGCTGGCAGCCGTGGACCCCGCCCGGCGTCTGGCAGCCGCACCCCACCGTCTTCGCGCTGGCCGACGCGGCCGGGATCGCCACCTGCCAGGTGTCCTCGCCGGCCTTCGCCGGCACCCCGCTCACCAAGATCGCGCTCTCCGGCGGCACCTTCCACGGCCGCCTCACCGGCGAGGAACGGGTGGACCTGGCCGCCGACCGGCTGGGGGCGGCCGACCGCACGCTGGTCTACACGTACTACAGCGAACTGGACGCGATGGGCCACCGGCACGGCGTGGACTCCGACGCGTGGCGTGGCCAGCTGATGATGGTCGACCGGCTGGTGCAGCGGCTCGCCGAGCAACTGCCGCCGCGCAGCGCCCTGTACGTCACCGCCGACCACGGCATGCTCGACGTGCCCTTCGACGAGGAGTCACGGATCGACTTCGACGAGGACTGGGAACTGCGGGCCGGCGTCGCGGTGCTGGGCGGCGAGGGCAGGGCCCGGCACGTCTACGCGGTGCCCGGCGCGGCCGGCGACGTCCTCGCGGTGTGGAGCGAGGTGCTGGGGGACCGGATGTGGGTGGCCGGCCGCGAAGAGGCCGTCGCCGCCGGGTGGTTCGGGCCCGCACCCGAGGCGAGGATGCTCGGCCGGATCGGCGACGTGGTGGCCGCCGCCCGGGACGACATGGCGGTCGTGGCCACCCGCAGCGAGCCGGGGGAGTCGAAGATGATCGGGCTGCACGGCTCGCTGGCCCCCGTCGAGCAACTGGTGCCGCTGCTGGAAGTACGCTCCTGAGGTCCTGACCGGCGCACCCCGAGCCGCCGGCTCCCCGCCGAACGCCCATCGGAAGGCCCGTACGGAAGGCCCCGCACCGAAAACGTCCCGCCCTCGAACGTCCCGCCCCCCGAAGTCCCCGCACCGACCCCCGCCCCGAGCGTCCCGCGCCGGAGAACTCCGTACCGGAGAACCCGGCCCCGTCGTCCCCCGAAAGGCCGTCGCCCTTCCCATGCCCGAACTGGTCTTCTTCTCCGGAACGATGGACTGCGGCAAGAGCACCCTCGCCCTGCAGATCGTCCACAACCGCACCGCCCGCGGCCTGCAGTCGGTGATCTTCACCCGTGACGACCGGGCCGGCCAGGGCAAGCTCTCCTCCCGCCTCGGCCTGGTCACCGACGCGGTGGAGGTCACCGACGACGCGGACCTGTACGGCTATCTGGTCGAGAAGATCAGCCGCGGCGGCCGGGTGGACTACGTGGTGGTGGACGAGGCCCAGTTCCTGGCGCCGGGCCAGATAGACCAGCTGGCCCGGGCGGTGGACGAACTCGACAAGGACGTCTA
Protein-coding regions in this window:
- a CDS encoding DUF5998 family protein — its product is MAKTGTTTQGLRTAIERSGYYPALVAEAVEAAVGREPVSSYLVHQETTFDANEVRRHVTVLVLTASRFLVSHTDEQAADDTSPSPYATTSTESVKIGRIASVVVSRVVANPESYTPGTLPREVVLTIGWGAVSRLDLEPAACGDPNCEADHGYTGSSTADDLSLRVSEAGDGPDAVRQTLAFAQALSEATAATD
- a CDS encoding alkaline phosphatase family protein translates to MVPLLPDAYGFEPLDPRTAPAPEYGTGALCDVIPAAVAGFAVPGMPLTGMRLEPADRVCLFLVDGLGWELILRHPDEAPYLTSLLDTSRGGTGRPITAGFPATTATSLASVGTGLTPGGHGLAGYTTLNPDTGQLMNQLRWQPWTPPGVWQPHPTVFALADAAGIATCQVSSPAFAGTPLTKIALSGGTFHGRLTGEERVDLAADRLGAADRTLVYTYYSELDAMGHRHGVDSDAWRGQLMMVDRLVQRLAEQLPPRSALYVTADHGMLDVPFDEESRIDFDEDWELRAGVAVLGGEGRARHVYAVPGAAGDVLAVWSEVLGDRMWVAGREEAVAAGWFGPAPEARMLGRIGDVVAAARDDMAVVATRSEPGESKMIGLHGSLAPVEQLVPLLEVRS
- a CDS encoding thymidine kinase; translated protein: MPELVFFSGTMDCGKSTLALQIVHNRTARGLQSVIFTRDDRAGQGKLSSRLGLVTDAVEVTDDADLYGYLVEKISRGGRVDYVVVDEAQFLAPGQIDQLARAVDELDKDVYAFGITTDFRTRLFPGSQRLIELADRVEALQVEALCWCGERATHNARTAGGVMVVEGAQVVIGDVDRDADDVGYEVLCRRHHRRRMTSATARASTLSPDVLPVNHG